The sequence below is a genomic window from Oreochromis aureus strain Israel breed Guangdong linkage group 12, ZZ_aureus, whole genome shotgun sequence.
TTCATTGTGGAAATTGGGTAAGTGacaaaaaatacacttttaagggCTTCCAAACATTAAGTAGAGTGCTACACTCTACGTTTGAATCTATTGACCCCGAGACACTCGCTCTGGCCTGAAGTTTAACGAAAACCTGTGCAGTGTCTAGATATTGCTACAAATAGCTTCCCAGCCCAGCGTAAGGCTTGCCAGGTTGCTCTGGCATCTCTCATACAGGTAGGCCACAACTGGACAGAAATGCAATGCATAAAACAAATTCTGTATATTGACCAGTGTCAGCCTTGCATTCACATTTCTATGCAATTTTCTGTAGTTATATAtagctttttttctccatggAGAAATGAGTGGGTCACAGATACCTAGAAAGACCCATTTCCCTGcttgaaaacagtttaaaataaaacaacaatcaTGTCTTTCTGTTTTGGTATTGGTAGCTAAGTCCATAAAATCTACTTGACTTGGTGGATGAAGCTTTAAAGGCAGTGGTCATGTgcacaaatatgcaaaatgtaTATGTAGATGCAGATAGTGAACTTATgtagaaaaaaatatcagatttCTAGAGCtggcaccaaaaaaaaaaaaaaaaacccaaaacaaaactgagttgagatttaaaaaaaaactgggcCCAGATTGCAAACCCTTCATGGCAGCAGGAAGTCTTCAAATAGATGCCAATACCAACCCAATTGAATTTTCAGTTAACAACCTCCATCCATGTGTGTAGTATCATTTGTGGCCACAGGAATGAACTTAATAcattgtgtgtatatatatatatatatatatatagatatttaGAAATGACAGGCCATTTCAGTAGAAATCCACACAATCTACGATGATAACATTCAGTGCTCAGAGAGCAAGGTTAGAACAAGGCAACTGAGGGTTTCAATGATTGACTGACACGGTACCACATACATTGTCCCATTATTTCTGGACTCAAGTTCATATGCCCAAACCTCCCTCATATGTTGAAGTACTGCTTCCCAGTGCAGTGGGGCTTGCAGAGAGCTGAGGGTGAAACAAAGCCCTGGTCTCCTCCTCTTGAGGGTATGGGTGACCTCTAAACTGTCCTGAGGTGAAGTACCTGTCCGTGGGCTCACGCTGCTCCCCTGTCCGCAACTCCATCTCCACTGTGACACTGACTGGTAATAAACTGCTCTGGGTCTCTGCCCCTGTGCCCGATTCACAATCTGTGTCCTCAGGAATAATGGGTATTCTCTGGTTGAGTTCGCAGCAGCCCTGTCCTGAGCAGGCCTCTGAGTCTGCATGTGCATACTGCACATTAACAGCGTAGTCCTCAGTATAACGCCCTGCTGTGGCCCTGTGGACCTTCATCTCTTTGTAGAAGCAGCAAGGCAGCCCTTCATAGCTCACCTGCTCAGAGGAAGGGCACAATTGCTCAGAGGCAAAGTAGTTCTTGGAGGTTGACCCCTGGAAGTCCATTTCCCTGTGACAGCGTTCGGAGGCAAGATGCCCTGCTTGGTCCAAGTCCTGCCCTTTGCACTCAACATTGGGCGGAAGCACCTCAAAACAGCAGCTACAGGCTGCGGCCCCGAGCTCCCCCGATTCCTCTTGTGCCCCTTGTCCCCTGTCACCTCCGGCAGCCTCTGAAGCCCCGGCTGAGGTAGTACTATTGTTGCTGTTCTCCCTGGGTTCCAGTGATGAGCGACTGCTATAGTTGGGCTCCAAACTGCAGTTGGAGAGATGGTCCCCTGTGTTATATCCCGAAGCTCCAGCTGGGAGCTGGAGGCAGTCATGTCCCAAGGGTGCAGGGGAAGATGAGTCCTCAGCTGAAACTGTGTTGCAAGCCGTAGCTCCCGCTTCCCCCCCGGAGCCCCGACACGGGCTCTTGCTCCGGTAAACGTAAGGATCGTAGTCGCTGCTCAGTGAGCTGCGGAAAGTAGAGCAGCTACCGTAGACCCCCTGGTTGCTGACTTCAGTACAGTCCAAcatggagtcactggaggaacAATGGCACTGgccagagctgctgctgctgctatcaCTGCCAGGACAGTCAGCGAGGTAGCCGCTGCACACTGAGCGGTGCCCGTGATAGCAGCTAAGGCCAGAAGTGCTGCTGTTATCAGCTATCCTTGAAGAAGAGGCAGGTGCCATGTGTACCACCGTGGGGTACAACAGCCCTTGCTGAAAAGCCCTGCTGTGGTGGCTCTTGTGGACCCCTCCTCCACCAAGCTGCCCTGGCACAGCAGATCCTTGGCCACCATCAGGAGGTTGAGGGAAAGTCAGCCCCTGAAAGTAGTAGTGCTGGTACATGGTTTCATACTGCGAAAAACAGGCTGCCCGGGAGAAGTTGCGATTATGGATTTTAGGTCTTTTAAAAGTAACATGATGAGGCTGTGAAGGGTAAGCAGGGGGTCCACGGTGCTCTAATCCGCAGTGGTGAGGGTTGATTGAATGCTCTAGGAGAGTGGGGTGGTAGCTCCGGAGAAAGGCCGACGTCGATTGGGGTGGGTACAGACCTTGGGGATCTGGGTGCTGGTCCACAGTGAGCACAGTGATGGGGTTGCCATGCGGGTCCATGCTGGTTCTAGTTGGGTAAGCTGTCACCTGACCAGCACGGTGCACCCTTCCCGGGTAATGAACTGGCAGGACCACTCGTTGCCTGCCATGGACTGGGTTGCCGGGGTCCATGCATGCCGGTCCTGGATTTCCCTTCTTTTGCTCTGTGatgacaaataaaacaacattaaGAACCtgaaaaataactcaaaacatttagaaacatttctaaaaggGATCCTCAGCAAAATAGCCAGAGGTTGAACATCAACTCACCGATTATGTTGTGTCTGCAGTGGGGACAGGTGTGATGTTGGAGCAGCCAGGGGTCGACACATTTCTTATGAAATCTGTGGGCACAAGGGATAACCCGCAGCTcctgcaggagaaaaaaaaaagattcaacaGTTAATCTTCATGCACTGTcaaagcacaaacagcagcaaatACAGCAATGAAACATATCAAACACATGCTCTTATTTTTAATTACACtgacatacatttttttttaaatctcataaTACTGTCCGATAAATAATTCATTctggaaattaaaaaacaaaacattcaatATATCTCCTTTATGtcagtggttaaaaaaaaatcaaatgattaatgtaaaaaataaataaattaaattaaaaaactcAAACACCCAAACAAgtcatttagttttttgtttctttttttaaaacccagctaagacattttcaacattttcaagCCACTTAATTTCTTACCAATAAGTCATTCATATGCATATTGCATTAAAGGAGTCCcaatatcttgatgcatgctcatgTTCGTAGTACTTTACACAGAGAAATGTTTTCAGTctccacaaagaaagaaagtcaCATGGAtcagtgacaaaacgtttctctgacagaaaacacacagaaaacatccTGATGAGCAGAATCAACTTTCAGGGCTTTCAAGCTCCATATGTCCATGCTTGGTTACTAAAAGAGTGACTGCAGTTCAAAGGAATCCTCATTTTATCTTATACTCGGCTTTGATGCAGGAAACAAGCCATTTAGTTCCATTTACCCACCCTTTAAGCCAGCTTTCCTCTGATTCCTTTAATACAGCTATCATCTAATTGGCTGCCCCTTGCAAACAAAAGATTTGAATGGCAGGCGGGTGGGGCTGTTGTATTCATAGCTCTGTCCCTAAGATGACCATATTAGCGATAAACCCATCCTCTCTGACATTATACAGAGCCTAGAGACAACTTGCACATACTCTGATAACGTTATTTAAAAATTCCCATGTATCCAACAGGTCTCCTTTAAAAACTTCTTTTATATGTACAATTTCATAGTTGTAGTTGTATTATGTATGCAGAAAAGTTTAAGAAAGGGTGAATTAATGTGAACTTAAGAGAAGTGTCCAGAAGGTGGCAGCAAAGCTACACTGAACTGTTATTGGTTGATTGTGAGTCTAATTGACTTTTTAACACCAACTTGACATCATGGGACAAACACAATACTTAACTAGACTCACACCATAGTAAAATGCAACTTTAATGCTCAATGAAGCCAAGTTTTCAAACAAAGCAGGCTTTTACTCATACACCCTTAAAAATGATAATTTTCCATTCAAAGAATTCCAAAGCGTTAAACCAGGAGCACTGGTTTTCCAGCGACAACTCTTTCACTGCCACAAATACTTTACTGTGTGGCTTAATATGACTCATCTTTAGGCTCTTTTCCACCAAAGCTTTTGTTGCTTGGTTCACTGCTCAAAAACAGCTTTGATGCCATTCAGTCTTTTATATCGCCACTTCCTCTGTGCAATCCTGGCGCCAcgctttgttctgttttcttctcctccttACCGAAGACACACATAACCACAAactcgcgcacacacacacacacacacacacacaccactacGTCCCCTCTGGGCACTGGGGTTTGTCCCCCCATCGTCCTTGAACGAGGATGAGCAATGCTCTTACCGTAAATCTACAAAGATTAGGATACATAATTTGACAATGACTCCTTCAAGGATTAAAGAAGGCCACAATGCGAAAACAGGAAGCCTAATCACAATCCAGTGCACTCTGGGTACCCTTATCTCTCCAGGTGCTCTGAAAGACTGAGCTAAACATCTAAAAAGGTAGCGGAAAGTGTGTCACTAAAGATCGCAGGACTGCGGTCCCCGAGCACATCAGGGGGACTTCCATTCCATTGTCCATAAAAACTGCATTATGTTTCATGTCAACAGAATAtgcaatgaaaagaaaacaaacgaGGCGGGTGGATGACCACTTTAGCACGACCAGAGTTAAGCATTCTGACTCCCATATGGTTCACTTATGCCTGCGTGAACCTTGAAACGTTTAAAAGCATCCATCTAAATGCAGATGTTTTACGTTAgtcctgtgtttgtgttgaaCTTTTCAGTGTTACGCAAAGTGTCACTCAAACTGTTAGTCTGGACTGCATTATTATGCATTTTGCTTTAATAGTTTAAAATa
It includes:
- the znrf3 gene encoding E3 ubiquitin-protein ligase znrf3 isoform X2 yields the protein MMILPRRGSDRVPDSVVLVILVVAASLGTVFAKDTAFVEVVLFESSPNGDYTTYTTGLQGRFSKAGATISAEGEIVQMHPLGLCNNNDEEDLYEYGWVGVVKLEQPELDPSCLTVLGKAKRAVQRGATAVIFDVSENPDAIDQLNQVAEDPLKRPVVYVKGNDAVKLMNIVNKQKVARARIQHRPPRPTEYFDMGIFLAFFVVVSLVCLILLIKIKLKQRRSQSSMNRMAIQALEKMETRKFKAKGKGQRESSCGASDSLSSSSTSDCAICLEKYIDGEELRVIPCAHRFHKKCVDPWLLQHHTCPHCRHNIIEQKKGNPGPACMDPGNPVHGRQRVVLPVHYPGRVHRAGQVTAYPTRTSMDPHGNPITVLTVDQHPDPQGLYPPQSTSAFLRSYHPTLLEHSINPHHCGLEHRGPPAYPSQPHHVTFKRPKIHNRNFSRAACFSQYETMYQHYYFQGLTFPQPPDGGQGSAVPGQLGGGGVHKSHHSRAFQQGLLYPTVVHMAPASSSRIADNSSTSGLSCYHGHRSVCSGYLADCPGSDSSSSSSGQCHCSSSDSMLDCTEVSNQGVYGSCSTFRSSLSSDYDPYVYRSKSPCRGSGGEAGATACNTVSAEDSSSPAPLGHDCLQLPAGASGYNTGDHLSNCSLEPNYSSRSSLEPRENSNNSTTSAGASEAAGGDRGQGAQEESGELGAAACSCCFEVLPPNVECKGQDLDQAGHLASERCHREMDFQGSTSKNYFASEQLCPSSEQVSYEGLPCCFYKEMKVHRATAGRYTEDYAVNVQYAHADSEACSGQGCCELNQRIPIIPEDTDCESGTGAETQSSLLPVSVTVEMELRTGEQREPTDRYFTSGQFRGHPYPQEEETRALFHPQLSASPTALGSSTSTYEGGLGI
- the znrf3 gene encoding E3 ubiquitin-protein ligase znrf3 isoform X1, coding for MMILPRRGSDRVPDSVVLVILVVAASLGTVFAKDTAFVEVVLFESSPNGDYTTYTTGLQGRFSKAGATISAEGEIVQMHPLGLCNNNDEEDLYEYGWVGVVKLEQPELDPSCLTVLGKAKRAVQRGATAVIFDVSENPDAIDQLNQVAEDPLKRPVVYVKGNDAVKLMNIVNKQKVARARIQHRPPRQPTEYFDMGIFLAFFVVVSLVCLILLIKIKLKQRRSQSSMNRMAIQALEKMETRKFKAKGKGQRESSCGASDSLSSSSTSDCAICLEKYIDGEELRVIPCAHRFHKKCVDPWLLQHHTCPHCRHNIIEQKKGNPGPACMDPGNPVHGRQRVVLPVHYPGRVHRAGQVTAYPTRTSMDPHGNPITVLTVDQHPDPQGLYPPQSTSAFLRSYHPTLLEHSINPHHCGLEHRGPPAYPSQPHHVTFKRPKIHNRNFSRAACFSQYETMYQHYYFQGLTFPQPPDGGQGSAVPGQLGGGGVHKSHHSRAFQQGLLYPTVVHMAPASSSRIADNSSTSGLSCYHGHRSVCSGYLADCPGSDSSSSSSGQCHCSSSDSMLDCTEVSNQGVYGSCSTFRSSLSSDYDPYVYRSKSPCRGSGGEAGATACNTVSAEDSSSPAPLGHDCLQLPAGASGYNTGDHLSNCSLEPNYSSRSSLEPRENSNNSTTSAGASEAAGGDRGQGAQEESGELGAAACSCCFEVLPPNVECKGQDLDQAGHLASERCHREMDFQGSTSKNYFASEQLCPSSEQVSYEGLPCCFYKEMKVHRATAGRYTEDYAVNVQYAHADSEACSGQGCCELNQRIPIIPEDTDCESGTGAETQSSLLPVSVTVEMELRTGEQREPTDRYFTSGQFRGHPYPQEEETRALFHPQLSASPTALGSSTSTYEGGLGI